In Cyclopterus lumpus isolate fCycLum1 chromosome 9, fCycLum1.pri, whole genome shotgun sequence, a single genomic region encodes these proteins:
- the lhx2b gene encoding LIM/homeobox protein Lhx2b isoform X1, with product MDILACRSEENSYNILPSAATMLFHGLPGGDVHGVVEEMDRRGKSESAAISSAIDMGESDTSMQCMTGERVALCAGCGRKIADRYYLLAVDKQWHMRCLKCCECKLNLESELTCFSKDGSIYCKEDYYRRFSVQRCARCHLGISASEMVMRARDLVYHLNCFTCTSCSKMLTTGDHFGMKDSLVYCRLHFETLIQGEYQTHFNHADVVPHKGLGPANTLGLSYFNGVGTVQKGRPRKRKSPGPGAELAAYNAGKKALSCNENDGESMDRDSQYSSSQKTKRMRTSFKHHQLRTMKSYFAINHNPDAKDLKQLAQKTGLTKRVLQVWFQNARAKFRRNLLRQESTGGDKASDGSTLQGGTPSGPASDISNASMSPASTPTTLTDLTNPTMPTVTSVLTSVPGGMDVHECRSPSQTTLTSLF from the exons ATGGACATCTTGGCTTGCAGATCCGAAGAGAACAGTTATAATATCCTCCCCTCTGCGGCAACGATGCTTTTCCATGGCCTCCCTGGAGGCGACGTGCACGGTGTGGTGGAGGAAATGGACCGGAGAGGAAAGAGCGAGTCAGCAGCCATCAGCTCGGCCATCGATATGGGGGAATCAGACACG TCCATGCAGTGTATGACCGGCGAGCGCGTGGCCCTGTGCGCGGGCTGCGGCCGGAAGATCGCGGACCGCTACTACCTGCTGGCCGTGGACAAGCAGTGGCACATGCGCTGCCTCAAGTGCTGCGAGTGTAAACTCAACCTGGAGTCGGAGCTCACCTGCTTCAGCAAGGACGGCAGCATCTACTGCAAGGAGGACTACTACAG AAGATTTTCGGTGCAGAGATGCGCTCGGTGCCACCTCGGGATCTCAGCCTCGGAGATGGTGATGCGGGCCCGAGACCTGGTCTACCACCTCAACTGCTTCACGTGCACCTCCTGCAGCAAGATGCTCACCACCGGGGACCACTTTGGCATGAAGGACAGTCTGGTGTACTGTCGGCTGCACTTTGAGACTCTCATCCAGGGAGAATATCAGACACACTTTAACCACGCGGACGTTGTCCCGCACAAAGGCCTGGGCCCGGCCAACACGCTCGGACTATCCTACTTCAACGGCGTGGGGACAGTGCAGAAAGGCCGgccgaggaagaggaaaagCCCCGGGCCGGGCGCCGAGCTGGCGGCCTATAACGCAGGTAAGAAGG CGCTAAGCTGTAACGAGAACGACGGAGAGTCCATGGACCGGGACTCCCAGTACAGCTCCAGTCAGAAGACCAAGCGCATGCGGACGTCCTTCAAGCACCACCAGCTCAGGACCATGAAGTCCTACTTCGCCATCAACCATAACCCAGACGCCAAGGACCTCAAGCAGCTTGCCCAGAAGACCGGCCTCACCAAGCGGGTCTTACAG GTCTGGTTCCAAAATGCTCGGGCCAAGTTCAGGAGGAACCTGCTGCGGCAGGAGAGTACCGGGGGGGACAAGGCATCGGACGGCTCCACGCTGCAGGGCGGGACGCCGTCGGGCCCGGCCTCGGATATCTCCAACGCCTCCATGAGCCCCGCCAGCACCCCCACCACCCTGACAGACTTGACCAACCCCACCATGCCCACCGTCACCTCGGTGCTCACCTCGGTGCCGGGCGGCATGGACGTCCACGAGTGCCGGAGCCCATCACAGACCACGCTGACCAGCCTCTTCTGA
- the lhx2b gene encoding LIM/homeobox protein Lhx2b isoform X2 — protein sequence MDILACRSEENSYNILPSAATMLFHGLPGGDVHGVVEEMDRRGKSESAAISSAIDMGESDTSMQCMTGERVALCAGCGRKIADRYYLLAVDKQWHMRCLKCCECKLNLESELTCFSKDGSIYCKEDYYRRFSVQRCARCHLGISASEMVMRARDLVYHLNCFTCTSCSKMLTTGDHFGMKDSLVYCRLHFETLIQGEYQTHFNHADVVPHKGLGPANTLGLSYFNGVGTVQKGRPRKRKSPGPGAELAAYNAALSCNENDGESMDRDSQYSSSQKTKRMRTSFKHHQLRTMKSYFAINHNPDAKDLKQLAQKTGLTKRVLQVWFQNARAKFRRNLLRQESTGGDKASDGSTLQGGTPSGPASDISNASMSPASTPTTLTDLTNPTMPTVTSVLTSVPGGMDVHECRSPSQTTLTSLF from the exons ATGGACATCTTGGCTTGCAGATCCGAAGAGAACAGTTATAATATCCTCCCCTCTGCGGCAACGATGCTTTTCCATGGCCTCCCTGGAGGCGACGTGCACGGTGTGGTGGAGGAAATGGACCGGAGAGGAAAGAGCGAGTCAGCAGCCATCAGCTCGGCCATCGATATGGGGGAATCAGACACG TCCATGCAGTGTATGACCGGCGAGCGCGTGGCCCTGTGCGCGGGCTGCGGCCGGAAGATCGCGGACCGCTACTACCTGCTGGCCGTGGACAAGCAGTGGCACATGCGCTGCCTCAAGTGCTGCGAGTGTAAACTCAACCTGGAGTCGGAGCTCACCTGCTTCAGCAAGGACGGCAGCATCTACTGCAAGGAGGACTACTACAG AAGATTTTCGGTGCAGAGATGCGCTCGGTGCCACCTCGGGATCTCAGCCTCGGAGATGGTGATGCGGGCCCGAGACCTGGTCTACCACCTCAACTGCTTCACGTGCACCTCCTGCAGCAAGATGCTCACCACCGGGGACCACTTTGGCATGAAGGACAGTCTGGTGTACTGTCGGCTGCACTTTGAGACTCTCATCCAGGGAGAATATCAGACACACTTTAACCACGCGGACGTTGTCCCGCACAAAGGCCTGGGCCCGGCCAACACGCTCGGACTATCCTACTTCAACGGCGTGGGGACAGTGCAGAAAGGCCGgccgaggaagaggaaaagCCCCGGGCCGGGCGCCGAGCTGGCGGCCTATAACGCAG CGCTAAGCTGTAACGAGAACGACGGAGAGTCCATGGACCGGGACTCCCAGTACAGCTCCAGTCAGAAGACCAAGCGCATGCGGACGTCCTTCAAGCACCACCAGCTCAGGACCATGAAGTCCTACTTCGCCATCAACCATAACCCAGACGCCAAGGACCTCAAGCAGCTTGCCCAGAAGACCGGCCTCACCAAGCGGGTCTTACAG GTCTGGTTCCAAAATGCTCGGGCCAAGTTCAGGAGGAACCTGCTGCGGCAGGAGAGTACCGGGGGGGACAAGGCATCGGACGGCTCCACGCTGCAGGGCGGGACGCCGTCGGGCCCGGCCTCGGATATCTCCAACGCCTCCATGAGCCCCGCCAGCACCCCCACCACCCTGACAGACTTGACCAACCCCACCATGCCCACCGTCACCTCGGTGCTCACCTCGGTGCCGGGCGGCATGGACGTCCACGAGTGCCGGAGCCCATCACAGACCACGCTGACCAGCCTCTTCTGA